The genomic stretch TGTTCTGAAAGTATGAAATCTATTAATTTTTGAACATTTGGATTCTCTTCCAAAGCTCTTTTAGTTGTTGCAGCATAAAATGTAGTTGACAGAGTGTAAGAACCATTTTGTATATTTTCTTTATTTGGTTTTATATTATCTATAGCAAGAGTTTTTATTTCATTGTTGTTTATCATTTCATGAATATTAAATAAAAATGAATATCCTATAGCATTTTTTCTATTGCGGTATTCTTTTACATTTTCAGTAAATCCAGAATTCAAATCAAATCCTATTTTTGTATCAGGCTTCATTATGCTATTTTCAGCATTCATTGAAGCCATAAAGTTTGTAAATGTAATTTGCCATTTTCCAATATTATCCATTTGATAGGCTCTTATTTTCATGTTATCTCCTCCAACTTCTTTCCAATTATTGATTTTTCCTGTGTATATGTCCTTTATATTCTCTTTTGAAAGATTATCTATTTTGTTTTGAGAGTTTACAAAAAATACAAATGCCTCTTTTCCTATAGGTATTAATATAAAATCTATATTATTAGTTTTAGCCATTTCTATATCTTTATTAGAAGGTGCATTTACAAAAACTATATCAACTTTACCATTTATAAGATTTTTATAAACATTATCATATAAAAAGCTTTTATAAGTGTTGTAATAAATTGTTGAGCATAAAACATAAGCTGTATCATAATTGCTGTTTGTTGCTCTGTCGTAAATAGTTTCTATTGTTCCATCATCATTAGTTAGCATGTACTCTTCAAATGGAACTTGCTTTAAAAACATATTAGTATATTTATTATTTGTAACTGTTATTTTATAAACAGCATCTGCAAATGCTGAATAAATCGGAAAAAATTCAATTTCACCATCAAGTCTTGGAAAATTATTTGTTATTATTAAACTTGATTCATTTGTGAGCTTTACCACTTTTGAATTAGTGTTTCTTATATCAGTAAAAGGATAATATAAATCAGCTATTACATAATTATTAACTTCTTTAAAATTTATATCCCTGTTATTATAAATATATATAATATTAATAAATATTATTATCAATGAAAATACAAATGTTAATGAAAATATTATAGTAAATGTTTTATAATTATTTTTTATAAATAACATTATAGAATTGATTATAAAAACTATAGAAGCTGCAATCATAAGATAATATGTAATCATAACATAATCTGAAATTATCATTATTATTGAAGAAATAAAAATTAATAAAATAGAAATTGGTATTAAAATAACTGCAAATATATTGATTAATGTTTTTGTATTCATAATTTTTTATCTTATAATAATTTTTGATAATAATACAGTAAAATAAATTATACTTCAATAGGGTATTAAAATCTTTTTCTTTTTTGCTTTATTTTAATTCCCGCCCTATATATTTAGTATTCTGTTTATGATAATAACTATTATATTTTTTATAATCTTCTCTGTAATTACAGCACCCGCCCAAAATTTTATTAAAATTTACAATATCTAAACCGCACGCAGAATCAAATTAAAAATACAAATATATTAATAATAACATACAAACTATATAAAAAAAATCGCTCACCGTGCGTTTAATATAGCAACAAATTTGTAAGCACTAATTATCTGAGTTATAATAAAATAAAAAATGTACGCCAAATTTAATTACAGTAATAATAAAAAAAGACAGCTTCTTAAGAACTTTAAGAAACCGTCTTTTTATATTCTCATTTTAATTTAAATAATAAAATCAAGCAGCATCTTTTTTAACTTTATTTTGATAATACCAATCAACAAATACAGCAATAGCATTATCTCCAGAAACATTAGCAGCAGTACCAAATGAATCCTGAGTTAAATATAATGCTATCATAAGTCCCTGCAATTCTTCTCCAGTGATTCCAACCATATAAAGGAAAGGCAAAGCACTCATTATAGCACCGCCCGGAGCACCGGGAGCAGCAACCATAGCAATTCCCAACATAAGTATAAAAGGAAGTATTGAACTATATGTAGGATTTTGTCCTAATATTAATATAACAGCAGTAGAACAGCATGTAATAGTTATCATAGAACCTGCCAAGTGTATAGTAGCACAAAGAGGTATTACAAATTTTCTAATTTGTTCGGATACTCCGTTTTTCTCTGCCGCTATCAAACTAACAGGTATAGTTGCCGCACTGCTTTGAGTACCTATAGCTGTAAAGTAAGGAGGTATTTGATTTTTGATAAGCATTAAAGGAGATTTCTTTCCTATAATACCCGAAATAATAAATAAAGCTGTTATATAAAGCAAATGAAGAATAATAACAACAACAAAGACTTTAGCAAATATCACTATAATATGCTGTATGCTTCCTGCATATGCTAAATTAGCAAATGTACCCAAAATATGAAGAGGAAGTATTGGAATAATAATATTTTTTAATATAGTTTGTATAACCTCTTCAGAATCTTTTACTATAGAAAATAATTCTGCCCCCTGTCCTTTAGGTCTTAACAAAGTAATTCCTATACC from Brachyspira murdochii DSM 12563 encodes the following:
- a CDS encoding PstS family phosphate ABC transporter substrate-binding protein, translating into MNTKTLINIFAVILIPISILLIFISSIIMIISDYVMITYYLMIAASIVFIINSIMLFIKNNYKTFTIIFSLTFVFSLIIIFINIIYIYNNRDINFKEVNNYVIADLYYPFTDIRNTNSKVVKLTNESSLIITNNFPRLDGEIEFFPIYSAFADAVYKITVTNNKYTNMFLKQVPFEEYMLTNDDGTIETIYDRATNSNYDTAYVLCSTIYYNTYKSFLYDNVYKNLINGKVDIVFVNAPSNKDIEMAKTNNIDFILIPIGKEAFVFFVNSQNKIDNLSKENIKDIYTGKINNWKEVGGDNMKIRAYQMDNIGKWQITFTNFMASMNAENSIMKPDTKIGFDLNSGFTENVKEYRNRKNAIGYSFLFNIHEMINNNEIKTLAIDNIKPNKENIQNGSYTLSTTFYAATTKRALEENPNVQKLIDFILSEQGQYLVEETGYTPIIN
- a CDS encoding cation:dicarboxylate symporter family transporter; amino-acid sequence: MKKIGLLPRIIIGIILGILVGMFLPAPIVRIFVTISAIFSLFLNFIIPLMVVTFIGYGIANLTEGAPKLIGITVIISYASTLIAGSIAFFVASNLFPTLLGSATLSNIKLESGLESYFTIPLKPLFDVTSAVIFAFILGIGITLLRPKGQGAELFSIVKDSEEVIQTILKNIIIPILPLHILGTFANLAYAGSIQHIIVIFAKVFVVVIILHLLYITALFIISGIIGKKSPLMLIKNQIPPYFTAIGTQSSAATIPVSLIAAEKNGVSEQIRKFVIPLCATIHLAGSMITITCCSTAVILILGQNPTYSSILPFILMLGIAMVAAPGAPGGAIMSALPFLYMVGITGEELQGLMIALYLTQDSFGTAANVSGDNAIAVFVDWYYQNKVKKDAA